A window of the Anthonomus grandis grandis chromosome 9, icAntGran1.3, whole genome shotgun sequence genome harbors these coding sequences:
- the LOC126740532 gene encoding tRNA (cytosine(38)-C(5))-methyltransferase, producing MNRNIPVCSLLDNNFASWTTCTMNILELYSGIGGMHMAFTESKLPGKIKAAIEINPTANTIYSHNFPETKLINCNIGGLTTKTIKNLDVNTILMSPPCQPFTRNGKQCDIKDPRTDSFQHLLNLLPDLNNIENVLMENVKGFESSQMRNIFIKTLKNCGFVCQEFILSPSQIGVPNSRHRYYCLAKKLPAKFKFETSDQMMETIPFLDVTSESLNCFEIQDILDNELDLTSYLLPERVLKRRLRVLDVCYRNSKRSCCFTKSYGRFIEGTGSVFTENQQEQTQKDLKRLKEMNSDSEDYIELAQSLHLRFFTPKEVSRLMSFPETFSFPSNLSNRQKYMVLGNSINVKVVTELIKLLS from the exons atgaaCAGAAATATTCCTGTCTGTTCTTTATTAGATAATAACTTTGCCAGCTGGACAACTTGTACAATGAACATTTTAGAACTTTACAGTGGAATTGGGGGAATGCATATGGCTTTCacag AAAGCAAATTACCAGGCAAAATAAAAGCTGCAATTGAAATCAACCCTACAGCCAACACAATCTATAGTCACAATTTTCCTGAAACCAAATTAATCAACTGCAACATTGGAGGTCTAACAACTAAGACAATTAAGAATCTTGATGTAAATACTATTCTGATGTCCCCACCATGCCAACCATTTACAAGAAATGGTAAACAGTGTGACATAAAGGACCCAAGAACAGACTCATTTCAACACCTGTTAAATTTATTGccagatttaaataatattgagaATGTTCTTATGGAAAATGTAAAGGGGTTTGAAAGTTCGCaaatgagaaatatttttataaaaactttaaagaattGTGGATTTGTTTGTCAGGAATTTATTTTAAGCCCTTCACAAATTGGTGTACCCAATAGCAGACATAGATATTATTGCTTGGCAAAAAAATTACCTGCAAAGTTTAAGTTTGAAACATCAGATCAAATG ATGGAAACCATACCATTTTTAGATGTTACAAGTGAATCATTGAATTGCTTTGAAATTCAAGACATTTTAGATAATGAATTGGACCTAACAAGTTACCTTCTTCCAGAAAGGGTTTTAAAAAGAAGGTTACGAGTTTTGGATGTATGCTACAGAAATTCAAAGAGGTCTTGCTGCTTTACAAAGTCTTATGGCAGGTTTATTG AAGGTACTGGGAGCGTTTTTACCGAAAACCAACAAGAACAAACACAGAAAGATCTAAAACGACTTAAAGAAATGAACTCGGATAGTGAGGACTATATTGAACTAGCACAATCCTTACATTTACGTTTTTTTACGCCTAAAGAAGTATCTCGATTGATGTCCTTTCCAGAGacattttcttttccatctaatTTATCTAATAGGCAAAAATATATGGTTTTAGGTAATAGTATTAATGTTAAAGTAGTCACAGAATTAATAAAACTCTTAAGCtga
- the LOC126740533 gene encoding transcription factor MafG isoform X2: MAPEPRKGERKPAPLSPPPILDITDDELVTISVRDLNRTLKLRGLTREEIVKMKQRRRTLKNRGYAASCRIKRIEQKDELEVEKTQEWRDMELMQEELVKMKEEMTGIRGRYEALKRFAATNDIHIPPELQHI; encoded by the exons atggcTCCCGAACCAAGAAAAGGCGAAAGGAAACCT gcTCCATTATCTCCACCACCAATCTTAGACATCACTGATGATGAGTTAGTGACAATTTCAGTGAGGGATCTGAATCGGACCCTCAAATTAAGAGGCCTTACAAGAGAGGAAAtcgttaaaatgaaacaaagaaGGCGAACACTCAAGAACAGAGGGTACGCCGCCTCATGTAGGATAAAACGCATAGAGCAAAAAGACGagttagaagtagaaaaaacaCAGGAATGGAGGGATATGGAACTAATGCAAGAAGAATTGGTCAAGATGAAAGAAGAAATGACAGGGATACGAGGCAGATATGAGGCTTTGAAAAGATTTGCGGCTACCAATGATATTCACATTCCACCTGAGCTGCAGcatatatga
- the LOC126740533 gene encoding transcription factor MafK isoform X1: protein MAPEPRKGERKPKEVDHYAPLSPPPILDITDDELVTISVRDLNRTLKLRGLTREEIVKMKQRRRTLKNRGYAASCRIKRIEQKDELEVEKTQEWRDMELMQEELVKMKEEMTGIRGRYEALKRFAATNDIHIPPELQHI, encoded by the exons atggcTCCCGAACCAAGAAAAGGCGAAAGGAAACCT aaagaAGTAGACCATTAT gcTCCATTATCTCCACCACCAATCTTAGACATCACTGATGATGAGTTAGTGACAATTTCAGTGAGGGATCTGAATCGGACCCTCAAATTAAGAGGCCTTACAAGAGAGGAAAtcgttaaaatgaaacaaagaaGGCGAACACTCAAGAACAGAGGGTACGCCGCCTCATGTAGGATAAAACGCATAGAGCAAAAAGACGagttagaagtagaaaaaacaCAGGAATGGAGGGATATGGAACTAATGCAAGAAGAATTGGTCAAGATGAAAGAAGAAATGACAGGGATACGAGGCAGATATGAGGCTTTGAAAAGATTTGCGGCTACCAATGATATTCACATTCCACCTGAGCTGCAGcatatatga
- the LOC126740820 gene encoding structural maintenance of chromosomes protein 5 — MSFKPGSIVKIQVENFVTYSYVEMYPGPNLNMIIGPNGTGKSTMVAAIILGLGGNPKTVGRGTRVSEYVKHECDHAKINIFLQGHQQNSFIKITREFNTQEKSNWKLNNKSCRFAEVEECIQQFNIQVDNLCQFLPQDRVADFAKLNKQDLLRETMRALCRHDLIEKQDALIEAREQHKNLTQQAGKHGQTLQEAQNDVLRLEGRVKNFNKVLKYKERITDIDRKIAWSEYEEKRLKLSEIKADKLQAQQIVDKHKSEIKPIEQHINLHKETLNGIQRSNSEVVQSIRKQEEHINTTTEKIESLSDKVRKIEDEMQLKLEENNQWDKQIEEVVAKLEDMKKAHHSLSAKMNQGVEKKAAILTEVSNDTNRIRQLQDQKEQIEQVVSENNAEIRALRNEQERIENIKEQRFEKLRRTNNDAYTAVHWLRNNGHLFKGEIFEPIMLELNVLDNSKAKYVESLIPMRDRLAFTCTDKGDMNLLIQSLRHHQKLSINVVYAGPPNEKYNQPNVPIERLRKYGFYTYVSALISAPVPIMRYLCRTYKLHNIPVGDKTTNNCYESVPQEISVFFSDTFRYAIMRSKYSNQTSTRQNEVTGDGGLSLSLDVIRLENVKGRCNDMKRKLEGLQTQIENYNVQISKLEEKIKANKEKVLEMQKQKQHIDALKNKIASSQHNLTQMRDNKKSPEEIRREARVKMKKLVQTMGLLQETLKNYFKELESLITTANLNSSKIEILRQKIEYMENQIVDSKRLIHEAQETLSLVTDRYNAAIQEAKNQLQKAKSLSGGFTPADQQFDQYREAYERLGNNLEELVAEKENLISRIDCLNTADDQEIQEYEDRVNLIEKLTSNIEGLNVQINKLSVKMDRMQVEWLTPLNDLVAGINLRFGSAFERMGCAGEVTICPGDNDKNYADYSLSIKVTYRNGEPLQELNSTIQSGGERAVATAAFMLALQELTPVPFRCVDEINQGMDANNERRIFELIVETTSQPETSQYFLITPKLVPNLNYSRQLLVHIVHNGPMINADQKWSASKFCNPNRLQVQ; from the exons ATGTCGTTTAAGCCGGGCTCCATCGTAAAAATCCAGGTAGAAAATTTTGTGACTTACAGCTATGTGGAAATGTATCCTGGTCCAAATTTGAATATGATAATTGGACCCAATGGAACTGGGAAGTCGACAATGGTGGCTGCTATCATACTAGGGCTTGGTGGAAACCCAAAAACAGTTGGGAGAGGCACCAG AGTCTCAGAGTATGTAAAACATGAATGTGATcatgcaaaaataaatatatttcttcaaGGTCACCAgcaaaattcttttattaaaataactcgGGAGTTTAACACTCAAGAGAAGTCAAATTggaaattaaacaacaaaagcTGCAGATTTGCAGAAGTTGAAGAATGCATTCAACAGTTTAATATACAG gtGGACAATTTATGCCAGTTTTTGCCCCAAGATCGTGTAGCAGACTTTGCCAAACTAAACAAGCAAGATTTATTAAGAGAAACTATG agagCACTTTGTCGACATGACCTTATCGAAAAGCAGGATGCCCTTATTGAAGCAAGAGAACAACACAAAAATTTAACCCAGCAGGCTGGAAAACATGGGCAAACTTTGCAGGAGGCTCAAAATGATGTTTTAAGATTGGAAGGACGagttaagaattttaataaagtattaaaatataaag aacgaATTACTGATATTGATCGAAAAATTGCATGGAGTGAATATGAAGAAAAGAGGCTGAAGCTAAGTGAGATTAAGGCAGACAAGTTGCAAGCACAGCAAATTGTTGACAAACACAA aagtgAAATAAAACCTATAGAACAACATATTAACCTGCATAAAGAGACATTAAATGGTATACAGCGGAGCAATTCAGAAGTAGTGCAAAGCATACG GAAGCAAGAAGAGCACATAAACACGACTACAGAAAAAATAGAATCCCTTAGCGATAAAGTGCGCAAAATCGAGGATGAAATGCAATTAAAGCTGGAGGAAAATAACCAGTGGGACAAACAAATCGAAGAAGTGGTGGCTAAACTTGAAGATATGAAAAAAGCCCACCATAGTTTATCCGCGAAGATGAATCAAGGTGTCGAGAAAAAAGCAGCAATTTTGACTGAAGTGTCGAACGATACAAATCGTATAAGGCAGCTGCAAGACCAAAAGGAACAGATTGAACAAGTGGTGAGCGAAAATAACGCGGAAATTCGGGCATTACGAAACGAACAAGAAAggattgaaaatattaaagagcaGAGATTTGAAAAG TTGAGAAGAACTAATAATGATGCATATACGGCAGTTCATTGGTTACGGAATAACGGTCATCTTTTTAAAG GtgaaatttttgaaccaataaTGTTAGAATTAAACGTACTAGATAATAGTAAGGCTAAATATGTAGAATCCCTAATTCCCATGAGAGATAGGCTAGCATTTACATGCACAGATAAAGGGGACATGAATTTGTTAATTCAGTCTCTAAGACACCATCAAAAGTTATCTATTAATGTGGTATATGCag GCCCTCCAAACGAAAAATACAACCAACCGAATGTACCTATAGAGAGATTGAGAAAATATGGTTTTTACACTTACGTGAGCGCCCTAATTTCTGCTCCTGTTCCTATTATGAGATATTTGTGTCGGACTTATAAGTTACATAATATTCCTGTGGGGGATAAAACTACGAATAACTGCTACGAAAGCGTCCCGCAAGAGATCAGTGTGTTTTTTAGTGATACTTTTAG ATATGCTATTATGCGCTCTAAATATTCAAACCAAACGAGTACTCGTCAAAACGAAGTAACCGGTGATGGTGGGTTGTCTTTGTCATTAGATGTTATAAGGCTGGAAAATGTGAAAG GCAGGTGTAATGATATGAAAAGGAAACTTGAAGGTTTGCAGACTCAGATAGAAAATTATAATGTGCAAATAAGTAAATTAGAAGAGAAAATTAAGGCGAATAAAGAAAAGGTGTTAGAAATGCAGAAGCAAAAGCAACACATTGAT gctctaaaaaataaaattgcttcgAGTCAGCACAATCTAACACAAATGCGGGATAACAAAAAAAGTCCCGAAGAAATTAGACGAGAGGCACgcgtaaaaatgaaaaaactagtTCAAACCATGGGGCTTTTACAGGAAaccttaaaaaactattttaaggaGCTAGAAAGTTTGATAACTACGGCTAACTTAAACTCGAGTAAAATCGAGATTTTacgacaaaaaattgaatatatggAGAACCAAATCGTTGACTCAAAGAG gTTGATTCATGAAGCTCAAGAAACGCTCTCTTTGGTAACAGACCGATACAATGCTGCGATACAAGAAGCCAAAAACCAGCTTCAGAAGGCAAAGTCGCTATCGGGCGGTTTTACACCGGCTGACCAACAATTTGATCAGTATAGAGAAGCGTATGAGAGACTTGGAA ataACTTGGAAGAATTGGTAGCGGAAAAGGAAAATTTGATTTCACGAATTGATTGTTTAAATACAGCCGACGATCAGGAGATTCAGGAATATGAAGATAGGGTGAATCTTATTGAAAAACTGACTTCAAATATAGAAGGACTTAATGTGCAGATTAATAAACTTAGTGTTAAGATGGATAGGATGCAAGTG gaatggTTAACTCCACTGAACGATTTAGTAGCTGGAATTAATTTGAGGTTTGGCAGTGCATTTGAGCGAATGGGTTGCGCAGGCGAAGTTACCATTTGTCCAGGAGATAACGACAAAAACTACGCTGATTATTCTTTATCGATTAAg GTAACATATAGAAATGGAGAACCGCTCCAAGAATTAAACTCTACAATTCAGAGTGGTGGTGAACGAGCAGTGGCAACCGCCGCTTTTATGCTGGCGTTACAAGAATTAACTCCAGTTCCTTTTAGATGTGTGGATGAAATTAATCAAG